Part of the Candidatus Krumholzibacteriota bacterium genome is shown below.
GAACATTATATCAGTGAAGAGACGCAGAAAAAACTGGCCGATTTTATTGAAATGGTTGAATCCTGTCCGCACAGTGAGCAGCGTCACAGAAAAGACGCTCAGGAGTAGTTTATAGTTTTTTATAAACAGGGTTTTAATATTTTAGGGAAGGGAAAAAATTGAAGAAGGATACAAAAACTCTCGTTAACCTTAAGCCTGGCGATAAAGCAATAGTAGCCGGTGTTGACGGAGGGTTTAGACTTATAAAGAATCTGGAAAATCTGGGAATCAGACCCGGCGTGGGAGTGACGGTAGTAAGCCGCCATTTTATGAGGGGGCCGGTTGTGGTTCTGGTTGGAAACTCCAGGGTGGCGATTGGATTCGGTATGGCGAAAAAAATCCTGATAGAACCTGAAGACGAATAATCCCCGGGAGGGAAGTTGAATGGATAAAATTTTACTGATGGGCAATCCTAATGTCGGTAAATCAGCTATTTTCTCCCGTTTAACCGGGGCAAAAGTGATAGCTTCCAACTATCCGGGAACCACAGTGGAGCTGAGTAAGGGGATTTTAAGGGTTGAAGGAAGAGAAAAGGAAGTTATTGATATCCCCGGAACATACACCCTTGATCCAATTTCAGAGGCTGAGAAAGTCGCGGTAAGGATTCTTGATGAAATAACCGGCGCTGATAAAACAGAAAAAACTACAGTTGTCAACGTGATAGATTCCACTAATCTCGAGCGTAATATGAATCTAACCTTACAGCTTTTAAGCAGGGACGTGCCTGTTATTATAGCTCTTAATTTCTGGGATGAAGCTCAGCATACGGGTGTGAATATTGATAAGAATGAACTGGAGAGAATACTTGGTGTTCCTGTTGTTTCGACATGCGGAATAACAGGCGAGGGAATAAAAGAGCTCGTCTACAGGATAAAAGAAGCAAAGAGGAGCGGATTTGAATGTAAGCGGGAAGAAAAGTGGAATAAGATAGGCGATATTATAAATAAAACTCAAACTCTAACTCACAGGCATCATACCCTGCTCGAAAAATTCGGAGATTTCTCAGTGCGGCCGTTTTCCGGAATTCCCATTGCAATTCTGGTCCTTTTTCTTTCTTTTCAGATTGTCAGATTTATCGGCGAGGGACTTATCAAGTATCTCTTCGACCCTCTCTTCGATAGAATCTGGCTGCCCGTTATGATTAAACTTTCGGGGATTATGAGCTCAAAAGGGGTATTGCATAATATTCTGATTGGGAAGCTTGTAGACGGACAGATCGATTTCGGGGAATCATTCGGCATCCTTACAACTGGACTTTATGTTCCAATTGCCGCGGTGTTGCCTTATATAATATCCTTTTATCTAGCTCTCTCTATCCTGGAGGACTCCGGCTATCTGCCCAGGTTAGCTGTACTAATTGATAACGCGATGCACAGGATTGGACTGCACGGTTTTGGGATAATACCGATGATCCTCGGATTGGGCTGCAATGTGCCGGGAGCTCTTTCAACGAGAATTATGGAGACAAAACGGGAGAGGTTTCTCTCTCTTACGATAATGGCTATATCTGTTCCCTGCATGGCGCAAATCGCTATGATTATGGGGCTCGTGGGTAAAGAAGGAGCCTCGGCGCTGTTCATCGTTTTCGGAACTCTGTTTATGGTTTGGTTCATTTTAGGGTTTATTATGAATAAGATTATGAAAGGTATAGCCCCGGAACTTTTTATAGAAATACCTCCATATCGTATTCCTTACTGGAAAGCTCTTCTGAAGAAAGTGTGGATGAGGGTGTTCTGGTTTGTAAGAGAAGCCATACCCTGGGTCCTGGTTGGAGTGTTCACGATCAATATTCTCTATACGTTCGGCGTTATCCAATTCATAGGAAAAATTTTTAATCCCCTTGTTTCCGGAATTTTCGGCCTTCCGGACGGTGCTGTAGCGGGATTAGTTGTGGGGTTCTTGCGGAAAGATGTCGCTGTGGGTATGCTCGCGCCGCTTGATCTGACGGTAAAACAGCTTATTACCGCCAGTGTGGTTTTGACGATGTACTTTCCCTGTGCCGCCACATTTGTTGTAATGGTGAAGGAACTCGGCGTAAGAGACATGATAAAATCGGCTCTGATAATGATAGTATCAACAGTGCTAGTCGGCGGAATGCTGAATCTAATCCTTTAAGTATCTGACTTCAAGATACGGGATAAAGTTCCCTTCTTCAGAAAGGCTCCTGCCGCTTTCCCCGCCTATGTTAATTCCGGTCTCGGCGAGCTGGTATTTCATGCTCGGCCAGTGGGAGACTTCGACCTTTACCGTGTAATAACCTCTACTTACAGGGTTGCCTTCAAAATCAACAAGATCCCAGGTGTAAATATGATGGCCTATATCTATACTCGCGGCTGTGACAGCGTCAATATTATTAAAATCCGATGATTCAGCCCAGGAAGGAAGCACAATTTGAGTACTCTTTACATTTCCGCTGAATCCTGAAACATAAACGGTGTTGACATAATTTCCCTTTTCATCTTCTATCCAGACGGCAGTTTGAGGGGCAAGTTCGTCTCTGAATCCCAGAACAAAATCGATTATCATACAGGGTTTTTCCAGTTTCGAGGGATCGGTCCTTTTTATCCCCGGGCGCAGGGAATTGTATACTGCCAGGGCGGCGGCGGATTCAGGATGCCTTACGGCAAGGTCTATCCAGTAACTCATCCCCTTCTTCTGATATGCCGTGCCAAGCAAGAACTTTGCTTCCGATTTGAGTGAATCTGAAACATCGCTTTCGAGAACAATGCTTAGATCTTTTATTCCCTGCTCCAGTTTATTGGCGAAGAAGGGAAACTGAATTCCCATTGATCCTCTTATGAATCTCAGCTTTGCGTCGTCCGGCGCCAATTCGACAGCTTTGTCAAAATTTTCCATCGATTCAAAAACAAGGGCAGTCCTCAGGTCTGTGTCACTTGATATTCTTTCATCGTAGCCCTTTTCCGCCTGTCTTGAAATCGCCAGCCCCAGCCACATATAGGATTCAGCATTTTGGGGGTTTTTTTCAACCGCCTTTTCAAATATCTTTCTTGCTCTGTCATAATCTTTCAGCCTGTATGTCTCTTCCCCCTTTTTTAATAATTTATCAGAGCTGTAATCTGTTTCAAAAAGCGGCTGCTTGGTCTTCGTTTTTTTGGGTTCTGTTCTATTTTTAAGGGAAATTTTAAGTTTTTTAATCCTCGCTTCAGCAGATTCAGCTTCGCTTGATTCCGGGGCGTTCTTTATTATTTTCTCCCAGGCAGCCGCGGCTTTATCAAGATCCCCTTTCTTCTTATACCCTTCTCCGAGAAGATTCCAGGTGAGAATCTTATCCTCGATCGATAATTTATCCGGGGAACGCCTTATGATTTCGCATGTACGCTGAAGATCCTCTATCCCTCCGTTCAGTTTGCCCAGGAATCCCGGAACTTTAACAGACATCAATCCTCTGAACATCAGCGCGATATGGTTGTCAGGGCCGAGCGATACCGCTTTGTCAAGAAGCCTGAAAGATTCTGAGCTCAATTCTCCCGCCTCGAGGAAGTTGCCGGTCCGTCCGGCTTTCATTCCTGTATACAGACCTTTATAGGCGTAAAGAGTAGAATTTTCCGGAAATTCAACAAGAGCGTCATCCAGAATAACAAGGGCTTTGTCAAGCTTGTCGGATTTCTGTAAGTCTTTTGCCTTTTTAATATATTCATCAACAGACGCCGCGAAAATAATCTTTGAAACGAGCGATAAAACAAGAATCATGATTGTTATGTAGTTTCTCTTCATCTTAGCACCTCGCTTGGCATACCCCTTAAAGTTAAGATATATATTATATAAGCTGAGACGAAGATCCTCTTATCTGTAAGTTAAAAGTTTTTTCTCAGCCAGACTGATAAAATGTTACCGTATTATACTATATTCGCCGCGGTATTATTTCAATCGTTACTTTGGCTTAAAACCGCAGTTCGCGTAAGGATAACGGAATAAAAAGCACACGAGCCCCTTTTATGCACAGTGAATCCTTCTTCCTTGACTGCTGCCATGTAATTTAGCATTTTTATTAAACCAAAGAATTTTAAGATATTATAGGGCAAATGAAAGGATGTTCCATGCACATGTCTGACGCGCTTGTCTCACCCGCGGTAGGTGGGATGTTTTGGATAACAACAGGCGTTATTCTCTGGTATTGTTCCAGGAAACTGAGGGGATTTATCGACAGCGTCCGAGTGCCCCTTATGGGAGTCCTCGGCGCGTTTATCTTTGCCGCGCAGATGATAAATTTTTCTATACCGGGTACAGGCTCGAGCGGTCATCTCGGCGGAGGACTTCTTCTCGCGATTATTCTGGGTCCTCACGCGGCATTTATCGTTATTTCCTCGGTACTTGTCGTTCAGGCTCTATTCTTTGCCGACGGAGGGATACTCGCTCTCGGATGTAACATATTTAATATGGGTTTTTTCCCCGCTTTTATTGCCTATCCTCTGATTTTCAAGAAAATGATAAATAAGAGGCCGGGTAAATCAATGATAGTTGCCGCTGCTGTTACAGCTTCCGTTGTCAGTCTTCAGCTGGGCGCGTTCAGTGTTGTGATAGAAACACTGCTTTCAGGTATAAGCAGTCTTCCGCTGAGCACATTTGTGTTATTGATGCAGCCGGTACATCTGGCAATAGGAATTGTAGAGGGGCTTGTAACCGCGGCTGTCGTAATTTTTGTGTGGAACACCAGACCGGAAATTCTTGGAGGGTTAAAGCCCGCCGGTTCAGGCAGTATTTCCATGAGGAATCTCATCGCGGTCTTTGTATTAGCCGCGGTAGTAGTTGGAGGAGCTGTCTCGTGGTTTGCCTCCAGTAATCCCGACGGCCTTGAGTGGGCGATATACAGAACGAGCGGGTCGGAGCTTGAAGCGCCTGAAAAGAGTTTATACTCTCACCTGGCTGTTTTTCAGGATAAAACATCTATCATGCCGGATTACTCTATTGGCGGGAGCGGCGGCAATGAAGAGGCCGCGTGGCCGGACATTAATTCTGAAACTACCATAGCCGGTTTAGCGGGAGGACTGTTGACTCTTATTTTTACTTTCCTCATTTCATTGACTATGCGGGGGAAGATTAAACCTTCAAGATAAGCGTTTTCAGTTCAGCCTGAGGGCAAAGTGTTATGAAAATCGGATCAGCCAGAGACGACGCTCTATATATGGAAGAGTTGTCTCAAAAAGATACTCCGGTCCACCGTCTTGACCCGCGTGCCAAAATAATCGTCAATCTATTCTTTATTTTCACTGTATTATCCTTCAACAGATATGAGATATCCGCGCTTGTAACCTTCTTTGCTTTTCCTCTCTTTCTGCTGGTTTCGGGGGATCTGCCGGCCGGTTATTTAACGAAGAAGCTTCTCTTAATATCTCCGGTTGTGGTTTTAATTGCTGTCTTTAATCCGGTATTTGACCGTGAAACCGCGTTCATTCTTGCCGGAGCGGAAATTTCCGCGGGTTGGGTTTCTTTTTTCTCAATTTTGATAAGATTCTTTCTGACCGCGGGTTCAATCCTTATCCTTATCGCGAGCACCGGATTCTATAAGGTTTGCATGGCCCTTGAGAGAATTGGAGTACCTTCCCTGTTTGTAATGCAGCTTTTGTTCCTTTACAGATATATTTTCGTTCTTCTAGACGAGGGCGCGCGCATGGTGAGGGCTCACGCCCTCAGATCCTTTTCGGATAGACACATGAAGATAAAGACATTCGGCAGCCTGCTCGGAAACCTGTTGCTGAGAACCGTCGATAGAGCTGACAGAATTCACAGCGCGATGCTGGCAAGGGGATTTGACGGAAGTGTAACATTCAACAGGCGTATTAAATTTAGAACAGCTGACGCTTTCTTTGTTGTTTTCTGGCCCGCGCTCTTTATTTTAATGAGGAGATATAATTTTTCCGAGTTGATCGGGAGTTACTTCTTGAGGATTTTTTAAATGAGTCATCATATTGTCGAAGCTAGAAACCTTCATTTTACTTACAGGGACGGCACTCCCGCCCTTCGAGGTGTTGATTTCAGGATAACACACGGGGAATCAGTAGCGGTTGTAGGTGCCAATGGAGCTGGTAAATCAACCTTGCTCCGTCATCTTAACGGAACGGTGCTCCCTCAGAGAGGAGAGGTGAGAGTAGGGGACCTCCCGGTAATAAAAGACAGGTTAAAAGAGGTCCGCCGCACGGTGGGGATGGTGTTCCAGAATTCCGACGATCAGCTTTTTATGCCTACTGTTTTTGACGACATAGCTTTTGGACCCATTAATTGCGGATTGCCGCCCGATGAGGTCGAAGCAAGAGTGGACGAAGTCCTGGCCCAGGTGGGAGCTGTTGATCTTAAAGGCCGGTCGTCTACTCGTCTTTCGGCGGGGGAGAAGAGGGCTGTCTCCATAGCCGCTGTTCTTGCTGTTTTGCCGGACATACTGGTTCTGGATGAACCTAATTCCGATCTGGACCCGAGAGCGAGAAGGAGATTGATAGAACTGCTGAAAACATTCAAGCACACCAAGATAATAGCCACTCACGATCTTGATATGGTGCTCGATCTGTGTCCGAGAACGATTGTGCTTGTTGAAGGAAAAGTCGCGGCTGACGGGAATTCACTTGAAATCTTCAGCGATGAACAGCTTTTGAAAAGAAGCAATCTGGAAAAACCTCTTAGAATGCAGAAATACCCGGATTGAGATAAGCGGCCGGTCGGACACCGCGAAGATAATTCCTTCCTCCGGTTCAAGCTCGATAAACTTGTCATTTCTCTTCCAGCCGTACAATAGTAGCCCCCCATCCTCCTTCTTCCTCCAGAGCTGTCCGAAAAGAATGGACGCAGGGTGAACGCTCGAGGATAGAGCGAACTTTATTCCTCAGCACCCCTCTTCCCTTTCCGTGAATGATTCTAATCAGATAAATTCTTTTCTTGAGGCATTCTGAAATGTAATCAGGCACAAGATCTTTTACTTCAGCCGCGTCGAATGTATGCAGATCAAGTACGCCGTCTATAGGATAATAGGTCGGTTCAGGTTCATCCATTGAATTCAGCCTCTTGTTTCCGGGCAGTTCAAGCCTTAACTTTTTATCTACTATCTGCTGGACAATACTGATGTACAATGTTAGGTTGTAGTATAAAGTTAATCGGTCAGGTTTTTCCAGAAAATAATTTTACACTTGTTTTCTGGTAGTTATATTGCCCGTTTTTAATTAAGCCATGAAAGAGTGAGAATATGAAAAAAATGTTTGTTTTTTGCGTGAGTGTAATGATTTCTCTGTTTTTGTTAAATGGCTGTTCCGGTGAGAAGGAAAATGCTGATTCAGCCGGCACAAAAGGAGATGAAGCAGCAGATGCTTCTGAAGTAGTAGCGGTAGTAAACGGAGTTGATATTACGGAAAACGAACTTTCTGATAAAATAGACGAGATCAAGAAGTCCGGACAGGGGAACAACCGTATGCAGATGGGAGGTCAGCTCAGGAGAGAGGCTCTTGCTAATATGATTAATTACGAACTCCTTGTTATGGCCGCCGAAGATGAAGGAATAACCGTTTCCGAAGAAGATCTAAGCGAAAGGATAACTGAAATAAAGACTGGATACCAATCGGAAGAGCAGTTTTTGAACAGATTGAAGGAATTAGGAATGAATGAGGCCGAGTTTGAAAAAAGACTCGCCATGAAGATAAAAATACAGAAACTTATTGATAAACAGACCGCTGGAATTGAATCTCCGCCGGAAAGTGAAGTAAGAGAGTATTATGATTCAAATCGCGACATTTTTAAACAGCCCGAACAGGTAAGCGCGAGTCATATCCTCATAAAAGTTAATGAAGAGGACGACAGCGAAACGAAGAAGAAGAAAAGGGAAAAACTCGAAGGAATACTGAAAGATATAAGAAATGGAGCGTCTTTCAGTGAAAACGCCTCTCTTTATTCCGAAGGTCCTTCCAAATCGAAGGGTGGAAATCTCGGGTTCTTCAGTAAAACAGATATGGTCCAACCCTTTTCGGAAGCCGCATTCTCGATGGATAAGGGTGAAATCAGCGATATCGTGGAAACTCGTTTCGGCTACCATATAATAAAGGTTAATGATAAAAAGGAAGCCCAAACGGTTTCATTTGAAGAGGCCAGAGAGAATATAACAACCTACCTGGAAGGGATGGAGAAAAACGAGGTAATAAATAATTATATCGCCGATCTTAGGGCCGAAGCAGATATAGAATATGCTGATTCGAGCCTGGTCCGGCCGTAACCCCCCTCTTTTGCGGTTTATATCAGGCGCTCAATCTGTCTGAGGTTACAGGGAGTTTTCAGTATCCCCCGGGGCTTCGGGATTTCCCTCTTTATCCAGGGGTGATTTGACGTGGAACGGTTTAGCGCCCCATACCATCCTGTTGTATCTTTTTATTGTGTAATCGGATGAAAAATCACCCATTCTGGAGACATTCAGTATAGCTTTTCTGGTCCAGTTCTTTCTGTCTTTATATAAGCTGCCTGTTTTCAGGTGGCATTTTCTGTAGTCATCGAAATCAGCTATAACCATGAAGCGGTCATTGTTAAGAAGTTTGTCTATAAGGGGGTGGAAAAGGTCCGGCTCGTCTGGCGAAAAGAAACCTTCTTTGATCAGATCGATTGTCTTCTTTAAGAGGGGATTTCTAAGGTAATACTCCCGCGGCTCGTAATCATAACATGATTTCTTTACTTCATCCGCGTCAAGTCCGAAAATAAAGATATTTTCTTTGCCGACTTTCTCTTTGATTTCTATATTCGCGCCGTCGAGTGTGCCGATCGTCAGGGCTCCGTTCAGGGCCAGTTTCATGTTGCCTGTCCCGGAAGCTTCGTATCCGGCGGTTGATATCTGTTCTGAAAGATCGGCCGCCGGTATTATCCGCTCAGCTAACGTTACATTGTAGTTTGGCAGAAATACAACTTTTATCCGGTTTTCAGGATCGCCGTTTATCTTTTCTGCGGCGTGGCATATCAGTTTGATTATCATCTTTGAAATATAGTAATCTGGTGCGGTCTTGCCCGCGAAAATAAATGTTCTCGGATGAATGTTCTTTTCCTCCCCATCCTTTATCTGAAGCCACAGCGTAATTATGTTAAGTATATTCAGCAGTTGTCTTTTGTATTCGTGAATTCTCTTTATCTGCACATCAAAAATAGAATCGGGATCTATCTTGACGCCGGTCAGATCTTCGGTAATTGATGTAAGCGCTTTTTTGTTTTTGTTCTTTATCTTATTAAACCGGCTATGAAAATCGTCATCATCTGAAAACTTTTCTATTCCCTCGATCTGCTTGAGATCTTTAATCCACCCTTTACCAATCTTGCCGGAGACAAGTTCCGCTAAATTGGGATTGCACGCCAGAAGCCAGCGTCTCGGCGTGATTCCGTTTGTAATATTAATAATACGTCCCGGGAATAAATTGTCGAAATCCTTGAAGATAGTTTCCTTGAGAAGTTTAGTATGCAATTTCGCGACACCGTTTACTGAATGCGAACCCGCTAAAGCAAGGTGTGCCATCCGGATCTTTTCTTTCTCCCCTTCCTTGACGATAGAAATTCTTTTGAGATAATCATTATCAATTTTAAACGCCCTTGCATGCTGGAGAAAACGCCTGTTTATTTCCAATATGATTTGAAGATGCCTGGGCAGGAGGTTACCCAGCATATCGGCCGGCCATTCCTCAAGGGCTTCGGGAAGAAGGGTGTGGTTCGTAAAAGAACAGGTCCCGTGAGTGATATCCCATGCTTCTTCCCATTCGAGGTGATGTTCGTCTATCAATATGCGAATAAGCTCAACTACCGCCAGGGACGGATGCGTGTCATTCATCTGCAAAGCTACCTTCTCGGTGAATTGATCGAAAGTACTGTGTTCCGCCAGATAGCGCCGTATTATATCCTGAATGGAACATGAGACGAAAAAATACTGTTGTTTCAGCCTGAGTTCTTTCCCCTCGAAGTTATTGTCGTTAGGGTAGAGAACTTTTGAGATATTCTCAGAGATATTCTTCTCTCTAACGGCCTTTAAATAATCACCGTGCTGAAAGTAGTCCAGGTCAAATTCATTAGAGGCTCTCGCGGACCACAGCCTCAGTGTATTTACAGTCTGGTTGTCATAGCCGGCTATTGGAGTGTCGTAGGCTACGCCAATCACATTGTTTGTATCGGTCCATTCGGTTTTTTTAGTTCCGTCGCTCCACGCGGTATCTTTTGTCTTTCCATAGAATCTTACTGTGTATTTGTATTCCGGGCGTTCTATCTCCCAGGGGTTGCCCTTCTTAAGCCACGCGTCCGGCAGTTCATCCTGGCCGAGATTACGGATTACCTGCCGGAATATTCCAAATTCATATCTGATTCCATAACCGTGAGAAGGTATCTCAAGAGTCGCCATTGAATCAAGGAAACAAGCGGCAAGCCTTCCGAGCCCTCCGTTTCCGAGCCCCGGTTCGATTTCTTCCTCCGCGAGTTCAAGCAAATCCATATTAAGATCGGCCATAGCCATTTTAGCGTTTTCATACATATCCAGGTTTATAAGATTATTAGTGAGTGTTCTTCCGATAAGGTATTCCGCGGATAAATAATATATCCTTTTAACGTCATTTTCGTGGTACTGCTGCTGAGTGTTAATCCACTGCTCGATTATCCTGTCTCTGACTGAAAGGGCCAGGGAGTAATACAGGTCGCGCGTGGTAGCGGTGAACTTATCCTTTGAAAGAGAATATTCGAGGTGGTTGGCAAAGCTGTACTTAAGCCTCTTTCTTCCGGTGCCCTTGTGAAAGATTCCCCATTCCTTGAAAAGAGAACTGTTTCGCATATTTCCCTCCATACGCCGCGGTGTTTGAACGCGGTGATCTATTTAATCTGTCTCGACTTCATTACTGAAGTATAGGGTTAAACAGACGGGGATGTAAAAAGGAAATTACCCTGTTTTTCAATTTCAGTGTAGACATAGATTGCGCGTTATGGTAAATTCAAATCACTTGGGGCGCAGTATATGATAACATCTAGATAGAATTCCTGTTTAATTGATTGCACTTATGGGGGTTGGTGTATATGGGATTCGTTAAGGGAAAAATTCTCTTTATGGATGATGAGAAATTGCTTCGCAGGGTTGTCTCCCTGATGCTCGAAAGTTTAGGGGTGGAGTGTGATGTTGCCTCGGACGGCGAGGAGGCAATCAGAAAATATATGGAAGAGGGGGACGGTTACAGTATGGTCATTCTGGATTTAAAAGTCCCCGAAGGGATGGGGGGGCTCGAGGCGGCAAAGGCAATTTTAAAATATGATCCAAAAGCGAGAATATACATATCAACTGGATTTTCAAGCGATCCGATAATCACCGATTACGCGCAACACGGATTAACCGGCGCTATAGCAAAACCGTATACCGCCGAGGAATTGAAAGCTCTGATGGGGAAAGAATATCCGATTAAGGATTGAGGCTTGACCCGGATGTGACCGCGTGATATCGAATCGACCCGCTTGAACAGGTCCCTCTGACTCTGTCATAAACCTTCTCAGCTTGTTCTATCTTAACTTTTTTAAAGGTTCCGGGAGCTTGATAAGTTACAGTTTAAGAAATTCTTATGATATTTTACGAGCTCTACCGGGTTTTCCTCGATTAGTACATCAAAAAGCCCCGTAAAGGGGATAATCAAGAAGGTATGTGTCAGATAAAGAAGTGTTATATATTGTTATATAATAATAAGTTATAAGGGGCAAGCGGGATGTTTTAGGCTCACTTAATTCATTATAATTTACTATTTCAGAAATTCCGGAAACAACTTGACACTTCGTCCCTTAATCATATATTATTCCTGTCCCCTGGGGTATTTTTATCGCGGGGTTATGAGAGTTAATTCTTTGCCATCAGCTCTTAGAAGGAGGCGCAGATGTCTAATGCTGTAGAGGCCTTTATGGAGAAGATAAAGGCCCGTGATCCGAATCAGCCTGAGTTTCATCAGGCGGTACATGAAGTGGCAACTTCACTTATACCTTTCATGGAAGAAAACCCTAAATATAAAGAAGCTAAAGTACTGGAAAGAATAGCGGAACCGGAACGTGTTTTTATGTTTCGTGTGCCCTGGCTTGATGATAAAGGCGACATTCAGATAAACCGCGGGTTCAGAGTTCAGATGAATAGCGCGATCGGCCCTTACAAGGGGGGGCTTCGTTTCCATCCCACGGTTAATCTCGGCATCCTGAAGTTTCTCGCGTTTGAACAAGTATTCAAAAATGCTCTTACCACCCTTCCTATGGGAGGAGGAAAAGGCGGATCCGATTTTGACCCGAAGGGCAAATCCGACAATGAGGTTATGCGTTTCTGTCAGTCTTTCATGACAGAACTGTGTAAATATATTGGCAGCAACACAGATGTTCCCGCCGGTGATATAGGAGTCGGCGCCCGTGAGATCGGATTTCTGTTTGGTCAGTACAAAAGGATCAGAGGTGAATTTACCGGCGTTCTGACAGGTAAGGGCCGTAACTGGGGTGGAAGCCTTATCCGTCCTGAGGCTACAGGTTATGGGCAGGTATACTTCGCTGAAGAGATGCTCAAGACAAAAGGTGATTCTATAGAAGGTAAGACCTGCGCTGTATCGGGTTCTGGAAATGTCGCGCAGTACGCCACTGAAAAATGCATACACCTTGGAGCGAAGGTGGTCACACTTTCAGATTCAAGCGGCATGATTCATGATCCGGACGGGATAGATGAGGAAAAGCTCGAGTTTGTTAAGGAGCTTAAGAATGTCAAGAGAGGACG
Proteins encoded:
- a CDS encoding glycogen/starch/alpha-glucan phosphorylase, with translation MRNSSLFKEWGIFHKGTGRKRLKYSFANHLEYSLSKDKFTATTRDLYYSLALSVRDRIIEQWINTQQQYHENDVKRIYYLSAEYLIGRTLTNNLINLDMYENAKMAMADLNMDLLELAEEEIEPGLGNGGLGRLAACFLDSMATLEIPSHGYGIRYEFGIFRQVIRNLGQDELPDAWLKKGNPWEIERPEYKYTVRFYGKTKDTAWSDGTKKTEWTDTNNVIGVAYDTPIAGYDNQTVNTLRLWSARASNEFDLDYFQHGDYLKAVREKNISENISKVLYPNDNNFEGKELRLKQQYFFVSCSIQDIIRRYLAEHSTFDQFTEKVALQMNDTHPSLAVVELIRILIDEHHLEWEEAWDITHGTCSFTNHTLLPEALEEWPADMLGNLLPRHLQIILEINRRFLQHARAFKIDNDYLKRISIVKEGEKEKIRMAHLALAGSHSVNGVAKLHTKLLKETIFKDFDNLFPGRIINITNGITPRRWLLACNPNLAELVSGKIGKGWIKDLKQIEGIEKFSDDDDFHSRFNKIKNKNKKALTSITEDLTGVKIDPDSIFDVQIKRIHEYKRQLLNILNIITLWLQIKDGEEKNIHPRTFIFAGKTAPDYYISKMIIKLICHAAEKINGDPENRIKVVFLPNYNVTLAERIIPAADLSEQISTAGYEASGTGNMKLALNGALTIGTLDGANIEIKEKVGKENIFIFGLDADEVKKSCYDYEPREYYLRNPLLKKTIDLIKEGFFSPDEPDLFHPLIDKLLNNDRFMVIADFDDYRKCHLKTGSLYKDRKNWTRKAILNVSRMGDFSSDYTIKRYNRMVWGAKPFHVKSPLDKEGNPEAPGDTENSL
- a CDS encoding response regulator; this translates as MGFVKGKILFMDDEKLLRRVVSLMLESLGVECDVASDGEEAIRKYMEEGDGYSMVILDLKVPEGMGGLEAAKAILKYDPKARIYISTGFSSDPIITDYAQHGLTGAIAKPYTAEELKALMGKEYPIKD
- the gdhA gene encoding NADP-specific glutamate dehydrogenase, coding for MSNAVEAFMEKIKARDPNQPEFHQAVHEVATSLIPFMEENPKYKEAKVLERIAEPERVFMFRVPWLDDKGDIQINRGFRVQMNSAIGPYKGGLRFHPTVNLGILKFLAFEQVFKNALTTLPMGGGKGGSDFDPKGKSDNEVMRFCQSFMTELCKYIGSNTDVPAGDIGVGAREIGFLFGQYKRIRGEFTGVLTGKGRNWGGSLIRPEATGYGQVYFAEEMLKTKGDSIEGKTCAVSGSGNVAQYATEKCIHLGAKVVTLSDSSGMIHDPDGIDEEKLEFVKELKNVKRGRIKEYAAKYGVEYHEGKRPWHVKCDVALPSATQNEINAEDAKTLVDNGCFCVSEGANMPSTPEAVDVYLENKILYAPGKAANAGGVSVSGLEMSQNSMRYSWTSEEVDEKLHNIMKAIHAQCEEYGKEGDFVNYVNGANIAGFIKVADSMIDQGAV